One Paenibacillus riograndensis SBR5 DNA segment encodes these proteins:
- a CDS encoding ribonuclease HII, whose protein sequence is MLSYEKGCWEQDYRRIAGVDEVGRGCLFGDVVAAAVILPEGLIIEGVDDSKKLTAKKRELLFEQIMEQALAVSVGHVDSVVIDEINIKQASRLAMKKAVEGLEYRPDYMLIDAEKIDLPLPQQAIIKGDANSQSIAAASIVAKVTRDRLCEGRWEELYPDYGIKIHKGYATKLHREQLLALGPTPMHRRSFLGKILSDEPVLF, encoded by the coding sequence ATGTTGAGCTATGAAAAAGGATGCTGGGAACAGGATTACCGCCGGATTGCCGGTGTGGACGAGGTAGGGAGAGGCTGTCTGTTCGGTGACGTGGTGGCCGCTGCGGTTATTTTGCCGGAGGGTCTGATCATTGAGGGTGTGGATGATTCCAAGAAGCTGACCGCGAAGAAGCGGGAGCTCCTGTTCGAACAGATTATGGAGCAGGCGCTGGCAGTAAGTGTAGGACATGTCGATTCGGTCGTGATCGATGAGATCAACATCAAGCAGGCTTCCAGACTGGCGATGAAAAAAGCGGTAGAGGGTTTGGAATACCGCCCTGACTATATGCTGATTGATGCAGAAAAGATAGATCTTCCGCTGCCGCAGCAGGCCATTATTAAAGGGGATGCCAACAGCCAGTCCATTGCTGCTGCTTCTATTGTAGCCAAAGTAACACGTGACCGTCTGTGTGAAGGCCGCTGGGAGGAATTATACCCGGACTACGGGATTAAAATACATAAAGGTTATGCAACGAAACTGCACAGGGAACAGCTCCTGGCACTGGGACCAACTCCCATGCACCGCCGCAGCTTCCTGGGAAAAATACTCTCGGATGAACCGGTTTTGTTTTAG
- the ylqF gene encoding ribosome biogenesis GTPase YlqF, translating into MAIQWFPGHMTKARRQIEDKLKLIDVCIELLDSRLPLSSRNPMIDDILRDKPRLIILNKADLADPEATRKWLAFFKAEGHVAHPVDAATGTGIKEIPEQVKLLLKDKIDRQIAKGMNPRPSRALIVGIPNVGKSTLINRMAGKNIAATGDRPGVTKGQQWIKTGGNLELLDTPGILWPKFEDQEVGYRLAVTGAIKEEILNIEDIAFFAVKYLVKDYGASFQERFGIGQLPEDLDNPDEIVAVMEAVGRKRGCLISGGRVDLEKASRILLHDLRAGKLGRFTLETP; encoded by the coding sequence ATGGCCATTCAATGGTTTCCTGGTCATATGACGAAGGCCAGGCGGCAAATCGAGGATAAGCTGAAGCTGATTGATGTGTGTATAGAACTGCTCGATTCCCGTCTGCCGCTTTCCAGCCGCAATCCGATGATTGACGATATTCTGCGGGACAAGCCAAGGCTGATTATTCTGAACAAAGCGGACTTGGCAGATCCTGAGGCTACACGGAAATGGCTGGCCTTTTTCAAAGCGGAGGGCCATGTTGCCCATCCGGTAGATGCGGCTACAGGCACAGGCATCAAAGAGATTCCCGAGCAGGTGAAGTTGCTGCTTAAGGACAAAATCGACCGGCAGATTGCCAAAGGTATGAACCCGCGACCGAGCCGGGCGCTGATCGTTGGGATTCCCAATGTGGGCAAATCTACGCTCATCAACCGTATGGCGGGCAAAAATATCGCTGCCACCGGTGACCGTCCGGGTGTTACCAAAGGACAGCAATGGATTAAGACCGGCGGAAATCTGGAGCTTCTGGACACCCCGGGGATTCTGTGGCCCAAATTCGAGGATCAGGAAGTGGGCTACCGTCTGGCGGTAACCGGCGCGATCAAAGAGGAAATCTTGAACATTGAGGATATCGCTTTTTTTGCGGTAAAATACCTGGTTAAGGATTACGGCGCAAGTTTCCAGGAACGTTTCGGAATCGGGCAGCTCCCGGAAGATTTGGACAATCCGGACGAAATTGTGGCGGTTATGGAAGCTGTAGGGCGTAAACGCGGTTGTCTGATCAGCGGCGGACGGGTAGATCTGGAGAAGGCTTCCCGGATTCTGCTGCATGACCTGCGGGCAGGCAAGCTGGGACGTTTTACGCTTGAGACACCTTAA
- the lepB gene encoding signal peptidase I, with the protein MQQDLQQGQGEVVEPDGKNPRKPKNEVLEWIKAIAIALVLVILIRWLLFKPFIVDGPSMQPNFHTGERVIVNEILYDIRSPQRGEVIVFHVPSEGRDFIKRVIGVAGDTVKVEGDVVTVNGQPVNESYIQGAIDEAHKNNALYNNKNFPNEDFTDGTVPEGHVFVMGDNRSDSTDSRMIGYVPLGDIVGRADLIFWPVKDISVINH; encoded by the coding sequence ATGCAGCAGGATTTACAGCAGGGGCAAGGTGAGGTTGTTGAGCCTGACGGCAAGAATCCCCGCAAGCCCAAAAATGAAGTATTGGAATGGATTAAGGCCATTGCCATTGCTTTGGTTCTGGTGATTTTGATTCGTTGGCTTTTGTTCAAGCCGTTTATTGTGGATGGACCTTCCATGCAGCCTAACTTTCATACCGGTGAGCGTGTGATCGTCAATGAAATCTTATATGACATCCGTTCGCCTCAGCGGGGTGAGGTTATTGTGTTCCATGTGCCTTCTGAAGGAAGAGACTTCATTAAGCGTGTAATCGGTGTGGCTGGAGATACTGTGAAGGTTGAAGGCGATGTTGTTACTGTGAACGGCCAGCCGGTGAATGAAAGTTATATTCAAGGTGCGATTGACGAGGCGCACAAGAACAACGCATTGTATAACAACAAGAATTTCCCCAATGAAGACTTTACGGATGGAACCGTACCGGAAGGGCATGTCTTTGTAATGGGAGACAACCGTTCGGACAGCACCGACAGCCGGATGATCGGATATGTGCCGCTGGGTGATATTGTCGGCCGTGCGGACCTGATCTTTTGGCCGGTAAAGGATATTTCAGTGATTAACCATTAA
- the rplS gene encoding 50S ribosomal protein L19: MNILQAITQEQLRKDIPSFRPGDTLKVHVKVIEGTRERIQLFEGVVIKRRGGGISETFTVRKISYGVGVERTFPINSPKIEKIEVARRGKVRRAKLYYLRDLRGKAARIKEIRR, from the coding sequence ATGAATATCCTACAAGCAATTACGCAAGAGCAGCTTCGCAAAGATATCCCGAGTTTTCGCCCGGGTGATACTTTGAAAGTGCATGTAAAAGTTATTGAAGGAACTCGTGAACGGATCCAGTTGTTCGAAGGCGTTGTAATCAAACGCCGCGGCGGTGGAATCAGTGAGACTTTTACGGTTCGTAAAATCTCTTACGGTGTTGGTGTGGAAAGAACTTTCCCAATCAACTCGCCTAAGATCGAGAAAATCGAAGTGGCTCGCCGTGGTAAAGTGCGTCGTGCGAAGCTCTATTACCTTCGTGACCTGCGCGGTAAAGCTGCAAGAATCAAAGAAATCCGTCGCTAG
- a CDS encoding LSm family protein, with protein MEAYYNCLHCMNKRVRILTTDGKRHEGVIVDVDRNNVYLKTKGNGRVQTSAFNPYGNYYGGFYGYGSEILTLSLFTLLAIALI; from the coding sequence GTGGAAGCCTATTATAATTGTCTGCATTGTATGAACAAAAGAGTAAGGATTTTAACGACCGACGGCAAACGGCATGAAGGAGTCATTGTAGATGTGGACAGAAACAACGTGTATTTGAAAACAAAAGGCAACGGGAGAGTGCAGACTTCGGCATTTAATCCTTACGGAAATTATTACGGCGGGTTTTACGGGTACGGAAGCGAGATTCTGACCTTAAGCTTGTTCACTCTGCTCGCCATAGCGCTGATCTAA
- a CDS encoding helix-turn-helix transcriptional regulator, with the protein MQYIYAKEKEVPRLYYEVIHKSIDFIERHLDEELNLDRIAKEAGFSKFHFHRIFQKYVGKSPAEYIRTRKLSSAAYLLLNSEERILDIAVHYGFESQEAFTRAFKSLYALPPAEYRAQMKLLIQESEEFTMSEIKGWLITGTAPGNYKAALDMQIYHKGRNSVSLERTADGSPDDSEFGTLMQQFDAKNYLGKRMRFAGFIRTSEVTGWCGLWMRIDDKLQNLLGFDNMQYRNIKGTNDWNYYACVLDIPEEADCINIGILLTGSGKVWLDDCTFDEVGMDIPVTDVRTRTQNFPLEPQNLKFEA; encoded by the coding sequence GTGCAGTATATTTATGCCAAAGAAAAGGAGGTGCCCAGGCTGTATTACGAAGTGATTCACAAAAGCATTGATTTCATTGAGCGTCATTTGGATGAAGAATTAAATTTGGACAGAATTGCGAAAGAAGCTGGCTTCTCCAAGTTCCATTTCCATCGGATCTTTCAAAAATATGTGGGGAAAAGTCCGGCGGAATATATCCGTACCCGGAAATTAAGCTCAGCCGCCTATCTGCTGCTCAATTCTGAGGAACGGATTTTGGATATAGCTGTACATTACGGCTTTGAAAGCCAGGAAGCTTTTACAAGAGCCTTTAAAAGCCTCTACGCGCTCCCCCCTGCTGAGTACAGGGCACAAATGAAACTATTGATTCAGGAAAGTGAGGAATTTACTATGTCTGAAATTAAAGGCTGGCTCATCACCGGAACAGCCCCCGGTAATTACAAAGCAGCGTTAGATATGCAAATCTATCACAAAGGCAGAAACTCCGTATCTTTGGAGCGGACAGCAGATGGTTCGCCAGACGATAGCGAATTCGGCACCTTGATGCAGCAGTTTGACGCTAAAAATTATCTGGGGAAACGGATGCGGTTTGCAGGTTTTATACGTACAAGTGAGGTCACCGGCTGGTGCGGTTTATGGATGCGCATTGATGACAAGCTGCAGAATTTGCTCGGCTTTGACAATATGCAATACAGAAACATTAAAGGAACCAATGACTGGAATTATTACGCTTGTGTACTGGATATCCCCGAGGAGGCGGATTGCATCAATATCGGCATTCTCCTTACGGGGAGCGGCAAAGTATGGCTCGATGACTGTACATTCGACGAAGTGGGGATGGATATCCCGGTTACCGATGTCCGCACGCGGACACAAAACTTCCCATTGGAGCCGCAGAATCTGAAATTCGAAGCCTGA
- the trmD gene encoding tRNA (guanosine(37)-N1)-methyltransferase TrmD produces the protein MRIDVLTLFPEMCEGVFSTSILGKAREKGIVSLNAVNFRDFSGNKHNSVDDTPYGGGGGMVLKPDPIFAAVEHVLAASGNLELSRSEGEQAGEAGNVHTIHDDGEAAEYNGESTAQGKPRIILMCPQGRTYNQQIAEELAQEEHLIFICGHYEGYDERIREHLVTDELSIGDYVLTGGELPALTVIDSIVRLQPGALGNETSAVTDSFSTGLLEYPHYTRPAEFRGWKVPDILLSGHHANIEVWRREQALQRTLERRPDLLETVELTAKDKAALKRLKEQGSNRM, from the coding sequence ATGCGGATTGATGTGCTGACGCTTTTTCCGGAGATGTGTGAGGGCGTATTCAGCACAAGTATTCTTGGCAAGGCTCGTGAAAAAGGCATTGTCTCGCTGAACGCGGTCAATTTCCGCGACTTCTCGGGGAATAAGCACAATAGTGTGGATGATACGCCTTATGGCGGCGGCGGGGGGATGGTGCTGAAGCCTGACCCTATCTTTGCCGCAGTGGAGCATGTGCTCGCCGCTTCCGGAAATCTGGAGCTGTCTAGATCGGAAGGCGAACAGGCCGGTGAAGCGGGTAATGTGCATACCATACATGATGATGGAGAAGCTGCTGAGTATAACGGGGAAAGTACCGCCCAGGGAAAGCCGCGCATCATTCTGATGTGCCCTCAAGGCCGGACCTATAATCAGCAGATTGCCGAGGAATTGGCACAGGAAGAGCATCTGATTTTTATCTGCGGCCATTATGAAGGTTATGATGAGCGGATCCGGGAGCATTTGGTGACCGATGAGCTGTCTATTGGGGATTACGTCCTGACGGGCGGCGAACTGCCTGCGCTGACGGTAATTGACTCGATTGTCCGGCTGCAGCCTGGGGCGCTGGGGAATGAGACCTCTGCGGTGACGGATTCGTTCAGCACAGGTCTGCTGGAGTATCCGCATTATACCCGTCCGGCGGAATTCCGCGGCTGGAAGGTGCCGGATATACTGCTCAGCGGACATCATGCCAATATCGAAGTGTGGCGGCGGGAGCAGGCCCTGCAGCGGACGCTGGAACGCCGGCCGGATCTGCTGGAGACAGTTGAACTAACGGCAAAGGATAAAGCGGCCCTCAAACGCCTGAAAGAACAAGGAAGCAATAGAATGTAG
- the rimM gene encoding ribosome maturation factor RimM (Essential for efficient processing of 16S rRNA), which produces MTEELNVGRLVNTHGIRGEIKILSSTDFPEVRFAPGKKLLVVPADGSQKFEVTVESSREHKGMYIVRLKGYTNINQIEKYKGSLLKVPGDDLVELPENEYYFHQIVGCEVYTDEDDSRPLGTIKEILQPGANDVWVVKPVKGQDILIPVINDVVLDVDIQAKKITVHLMEGLLP; this is translated from the coding sequence ATGACGGAAGAACTGAATGTAGGCAGGCTGGTCAATACACATGGAATCCGCGGGGAGATCAAAATATTGTCCTCTACCGATTTTCCGGAGGTCCGTTTTGCACCGGGCAAAAAGCTGCTCGTGGTTCCCGCCGATGGAAGCCAGAAATTCGAGGTGACGGTAGAATCCTCCCGCGAGCATAAAGGGATGTATATCGTCAGATTAAAGGGATATACCAACATCAATCAGATTGAGAAATATAAAGGAAGCCTCCTGAAGGTCCCCGGTGACGACTTGGTGGAGCTGCCGGAAAATGAATATTATTTTCACCAGATCGTTGGCTGCGAGGTGTATACCGATGAGGATGACAGCCGGCCGCTGGGCACTATAAAAGAAATTTTGCAGCCCGGGGCCAATGATGTATGGGTGGTGAAGCCGGTTAAAGGCCAGGATATTCTGATTCCGGTCATTAACGATGTGGTTCTCGACGTAGATATTCAGGCCAAAAAAATCACGGTGCATCTGATGGAAGGGCTGCTGCCATGA
- a CDS encoding KH domain-containing protein has translation MEELVGVIAKALVDHPEDVAVRTVEKDHLIVYELSVHPDDVGKVIGKQGRIAKALRTVVTSAAVKSDKRVTVDILS, from the coding sequence ATGGAAGAATTAGTTGGAGTTATTGCTAAGGCTTTAGTGGATCATCCAGAGGATGTGGCTGTACGGACCGTGGAGAAGGATCACCTGATTGTATATGAGCTGTCGGTACATCCAGATGATGTCGGCAAGGTCATAGGCAAACAGGGCAGGATCGCCAAAGCGCTTCGTACTGTGGTCACATCTGCAGCAGTCAAGAGCGATAAACGCGTTACCGTGGATATCTTATCTTAA
- the rpsP gene encoding 30S ribosomal protein S16: MAVRIRLKRMGAHKAPFYRVVVSDSRSPRDGRFIEEIGYYNPIEVPAVVKIDEEKALKWLQTGAQASDTVRNLLSKAGVMKKFHELKQQK; the protein is encoded by the coding sequence GTGGCAGTACGTATTCGTCTGAAAAGAATGGGTGCACATAAAGCGCCTTTCTATCGTGTAGTGGTTTCCGATTCCCGGTCCCCTCGTGACGGCCGTTTTATCGAGGAAATCGGTTATTATAATCCGATTGAAGTACCGGCAGTAGTTAAGATCGATGAGGAAAAAGCGCTGAAATGGCTTCAAACAGGTGCGCAGGCATCTGACACCGTCCGCAATCTGCTTTCCAAAGCAGGCGTGATGAAGAAGTTCCATGAGCTGAAGCAACAGAAATAA